In one Streptomyces marincola genomic region, the following are encoded:
- a CDS encoding copper resistance CopC/CopD family protein — MRTPPRFPAFPASSASPAALLLLVASAFALLLLGATPAAAHAELTGTTPGDGEVVATAPEQVTLTFSESVSLPQDAFRVLAPDGEDVGEGTFTDEGGNTWAVPLDTGLGDGTYTVAWHVVSADSHPISGAFTFSIGAPSETVAEVPQRAGDSGLTGLLYDVARYAVYGGFVLMAGTAAFILVCWPGAAALRPVQRLTTAGWATATAATVALLLLRTPYTGSGNLADAFDLGGLRDVIDTRTGTALLTRLLLLAAAGLFLAVLHGSWARPAARDPENATDADEGEEAEDAALRARDLRFGLAVAGVVLAAGTAATWAMSEHAATGRQTGIAIPAHILHLLAVAAWLGGLAALLVLLRTAPALPRAAVRRFSAVALTSVTVLAATGLYQSWRQVGFSWSALTGTSYGRLLILKVVLVALMLGAAWGSRRWTGRLTEDRPATTEAPEDPEEPEDTERPADSAALDGERARQLARQRTAVLRAKERKARDADPHRAGLRRSVLAEAAIAAVLLAVTTVLTGTTPARVADAAPAESAAAPGDAAPPEPIELPFDTGGEWGQGTARLDLSPARTGENALHIRLFDTEGLPTGAVELRVALTLPAEDLGPLRHEPLHVDVGHWTVPEVQLPRPGDWEVALTIRTSEIDQVTETATVTIP, encoded by the coding sequence ATGAGGACCCCACCCCGTTTCCCAGCGTTTCCCGCGTCATCCGCGTCACCCGCGGCGCTCCTGCTCCTGGTCGCCTCCGCGTTCGCCCTGCTGCTGCTCGGCGCGACCCCGGCCGCCGCGCACGCCGAGCTGACCGGCACCACGCCGGGGGACGGGGAGGTGGTCGCCACCGCGCCCGAGCAGGTCACGCTCACCTTCTCGGAGTCCGTCTCGCTGCCGCAGGACGCCTTCCGCGTGCTGGCGCCGGACGGCGAGGACGTCGGCGAGGGCACGTTCACGGACGAGGGAGGCAACACGTGGGCCGTCCCGCTCGACACGGGTCTTGGCGACGGCACCTACACCGTGGCCTGGCACGTGGTGTCGGCCGACAGCCACCCCATCTCGGGCGCGTTCACCTTCTCCATCGGCGCGCCCTCGGAGACGGTCGCGGAGGTGCCGCAACGCGCCGGGGACAGCGGGCTCACCGGCCTGCTGTACGACGTCGCGCGGTACGCGGTGTACGGCGGGTTCGTGCTGATGGCGGGCACGGCCGCGTTCATCCTCGTGTGCTGGCCGGGCGCGGCGGCGCTGCGCCCGGTGCAGCGGCTGACCACAGCGGGCTGGGCGACGGCCACCGCGGCGACCGTCGCGCTGCTGCTGCTCCGCACGCCCTACACGGGCAGCGGGAACCTCGCGGACGCCTTCGACCTGGGCGGCCTGCGGGACGTCATCGACACCAGAACGGGAACGGCGCTCCTGACGCGCCTGCTGCTGCTTGCCGCCGCCGGGCTGTTCCTCGCGGTGCTGCACGGCTCGTGGGCGCGCCCGGCGGCCCGGGACCCGGAGAACGCCACGGACGCCGACGAGGGTGAAGAGGCCGAGGACGCCGCGCTGCGGGCCCGCGACCTGCGCTTCGGCCTCGCCGTCGCGGGCGTGGTCCTCGCCGCGGGAACGGCCGCCACCTGGGCCATGTCGGAACACGCCGCCACCGGGCGGCAGACCGGCATCGCCATCCCCGCGCACATCCTGCACCTGCTGGCCGTCGCGGCGTGGCTCGGCGGGCTCGCCGCGCTGCTGGTGCTGCTGCGGACGGCGCCCGCGCTGCCGCGCGCGGCGGTCCGCCGCTTCTCGGCCGTCGCGCTGACCTCCGTCACGGTGCTCGCGGCCACCGGCCTCTACCAGTCCTGGCGGCAGGTCGGCTTCTCGTGGTCCGCGCTCACCGGAACGTCCTACGGCCGGCTGCTGATCCTCAAGGTCGTGCTCGTCGCCCTCATGCTGGGCGCGGCCTGGGGCTCGCGCCGCTGGACCGGCCGCCTCACCGAGGACCGACCCGCCACGACGGAGGCCCCCGAGGACCCTGAGGAGCCCGAGGACACCGAACGGCCCGCCGACTCCGCCGCGTTGGACGGTGAACGCGCCCGGCAGCTGGCCCGCCAGCGCACCGCCGTGCTGCGGGCCAAGGAGCGCAAGGCGCGCGACGCCGACCCGCACCGCGCGGGCCTGCGGCGTTCCGTGCTGGCCGAGGCGGCGATAGCCGCGGTGCTGCTCGCCGTGACCACGGTGCTGACCGGCACGACCCCGGCGCGCGTGGCGGACGCCGCGCCCGCGGAGTCGGCCGCCGCGCCGGGCGACGCGGCGCCGCCGGAACCGATCGAGCTGCCGTTCGACACCGGGGGCGAGTGGGGCCAGGGCACGGCGCGGCTCGACCTGTCCCCGGCCCGCACCGGCGAGAACGCCCTGCACATCCGCCTGTTCGACACCGAGGGCCTGCCGACGGGCGCCGTCGAGCTGCGGGTCGCGCTCACGCTGCCGGCCGAGGACCTCGGGCCGCTGCGGCACGAGCCCCTGCACGTCGACGTCGGCCACTGGACCGTGCCCGAGGTGCAGCTGCCGCGCCCGGGAGACTGGGAGGTGGCCCTGACCATCCGCACCTCGGAGATCGACCAGGTGACGGAGACCGCGACCGTCACCATCCCCTGA